Proteins from one Gemmatimonadota bacterium genomic window:
- a CDS encoding phage scaffolding protein — protein sequence MADDPTPTDPVVESPPEPSTAPAKDEATELKAELAKWREMAKKSESLAKSNAAAAEKLAKIEEASKSELERAQAAATAAEERAKAAEERIARALTRAAVSAAAVKAGAIDADAVLALLPADAVTVDGDEVKGVDDAIKALRDAKPYLFGKPKPAPGSADGGRQGDKQAQWTADQLKQAAKQGRHEEINAARKAGLLASLMG from the coding sequence ATGGCTGACGACCCCACGCCGACCGATCCGGTCGTCGAATCCCCGCCCGAACCGTCCACGGCGCCCGCCAAGGACGAGGCCACCGAACTGAAGGCCGAGCTCGCCAAGTGGCGGGAGATGGCCAAGAAGTCGGAGTCCCTCGCCAAGTCGAACGCTGCCGCCGCCGAGAAGCTCGCCAAGATCGAGGAGGCGTCGAAGTCGGAGCTCGAACGAGCTCAGGCTGCCGCCACCGCGGCCGAGGAGCGAGCGAAGGCCGCGGAGGAGCGGATCGCCCGAGCTCTCACCCGTGCGGCCGTGTCGGCCGCCGCCGTGAAGGCCGGAGCGATCGACGCCGACGCCGTGCTCGCCCTGCTCCCCGCCGACGCGGTCACCGTCGACGGCGACGAGGTGAAGGGCGTGGACGACGCGATCAAGGCGCTGCGCGACGCGAAGCCGTACCTGTTCGGGAAGCCGAAGCCCGCACCCGGGTCCGCCGACGGCGGCCGGCAGGGCGACAAGCAGGCCCAGTGGACGGCCGACCAGCTCAAGCAGGCCGCGAAGCAGGGGCGTCACGAAGAGATCAACGCCGCCCGGAAGGCGGGGCTCCTGGCCTCGCTGATGGGCTGA
- a CDS encoding P22 coat protein - protein 5 domain protein, which translates to MAISFIPEIWASVPLGVLEKSLVYAQAGVVNRDYEGEIRSGGDTVHIRSISDPTVSSYTKNSTVTYETLTDADRQLRIDQQKIFSFSVDDIDEAQASGALERALTQAAYKLRDTADQYVAGLYTGAASANQIGAVSVTTAALAYTQLRKLSVKLDEANVPVEGRWCVVPPWYHGLLLEEDKFVRVDASGSDMALRNGVIGQALGFTVLKSNNAPFVTGDDYAVIAGHPMAISYAEQILNIETLRLETKVATGVRGLHVYGAKLVRPDAIATVVASQT; encoded by the coding sequence ATGGCCATCAGCTTCATCCCCGAGATCTGGGCGTCCGTCCCGCTCGGCGTCCTCGAGAAGTCCCTCGTGTACGCCCAGGCCGGCGTCGTCAACCGCGACTACGAGGGCGAGATCCGCTCCGGTGGCGACACCGTGCACATCCGCAGCATCTCGGACCCGACGGTGTCGTCGTACACCAAGAACTCGACCGTCACCTACGAGACGCTCACCGACGCCGACCGCCAGCTGCGCATCGACCAGCAGAAGATCTTCTCCTTCTCGGTCGACGACATCGACGAGGCGCAGGCGTCCGGCGCGCTCGAGCGGGCGCTCACCCAGGCCGCGTACAAGCTGCGCGACACCGCCGACCAGTACGTCGCCGGCCTGTACACCGGCGCCGCGTCGGCGAACCAGATCGGCGCCGTCTCGGTCACGACCGCCGCGCTCGCCTACACGCAGCTGCGGAAGCTGTCGGTGAAGCTCGACGAGGCCAACGTGCCCGTCGAGGGTCGCTGGTGCGTGGTGCCGCCGTGGTACCACGGGCTGCTGCTCGAGGAGGACAAGTTCGTCCGCGTCGACGCATCGGGCTCGGACATGGCGTTGCGCAACGGCGTCATCGGCCAGGCGCTCGGCTTCACCGTGCTCAAGTCCAACAACGCCCCGTTCGTCACGGGCGACGACTACGCGGTGATCGCCGGCCACCCGATGGCGATCAGCTACGCCGAGCAGATCCTCAACATCGAGACCCTGCGTCTCGAGACGAAGGTCGCGACCGGCGTGCGCGGCCTCCACGTGTACGGCGCCAAGCTCGTCCGCCCCGACGCGATCGCCACCGTCGTCGCCTCGCAGACCTGA
- a CDS encoding cellulase family glycosylhydrolase, producing the protein MVHDVADGMTAVGVNTQIGWADTDNATRLAVLDRLAAARVEWLRLDVGWVTLEDQPGQFAGWYLATLDFIVDAARARNIKVLAVIKGTPAWASPSPSGPPSMPGLALSFAQRLAGHFRDRIAAYETWNEPNHPGFWTGTLDQFAALHREISTGIRAGDPAASVVLAGPAYCDSEWVRQMLLRGLRGTFDALAVHPYMSPSNLPPDTPDPDGTNIWTMTHVAAIRSLQEAFGDSSPIWFTEFGWSSHSTPSPNNWEQGVTQATQASYLTKTLQLVGSRWPYVSHVFWYVDRDRSDSGAQQNNYGLLTRAGQPKAVYTALRRRH; encoded by the coding sequence ATGGTTCACGATGTGGCGGACGGCATGACCGCTGTCGGGGTCAACACGCAGATCGGTTGGGCTGACACCGACAACGCGACCCGACTCGCGGTGCTCGACCGGCTCGCCGCCGCACGGGTGGAGTGGCTCCGACTCGACGTCGGCTGGGTCACCCTCGAGGACCAGCCCGGCCAGTTCGCCGGCTGGTATCTGGCGACGCTCGACTTCATCGTCGACGCCGCCCGCGCCCGCAACATCAAGGTCCTGGCCGTCATCAAGGGCACCCCGGCATGGGCGTCGCCATCCCCTTCGGGTCCACCGTCGATGCCCGGTCTGGCACTGTCGTTCGCGCAGCGGCTCGCCGGCCACTTCCGCGACCGAATCGCCGCGTACGAGACATGGAACGAACCGAACCATCCCGGGTTCTGGACGGGCACGCTCGACCAGTTCGCTGCCCTCCATCGCGAGATCTCCACCGGCATCCGAGCAGGTGACCCGGCTGCGTCGGTCGTGCTCGCCGGCCCCGCCTACTGTGACAGCGAATGGGTCCGGCAGATGTTGCTGCGCGGCCTTCGCGGCACCTTCGACGCGCTCGCCGTTCACCCGTACATGTCACCGTCGAATCTGCCGCCCGACACCCCTGACCCGGACGGGACGAACATCTGGACGATGACGCATGTCGCCGCGATCCGGTCCCTGCAGGAAGCGTTCGGTGACAGCTCGCCGATCTGGTTCACCGAGTTCGGCTGGTCGAGCCATTCGACACCGTCACCGAACAACTGGGAGCAGGGCGTCACCCAGGCCACGCAAGCGAGCTACCTGACGAAGACGTTGCAGCTGGTCGGGTCCCGCTGGCCGTACGTCTCCCACGTGTTCTGGTACGTGGACCGAGACCGCAGCGACAGCGGCGCCCAGCAGAACAACTACGGGCTCCTCACCCGAGCCGGCCAGCCAAAGGCCGTGTACACCGCGCTCCGCCGCCGCCACTGA
- a CDS encoding site-specific integrase: MRGSIVRRGDTWRIRFDGEPDPDTGKRRQVSITFRGTKREAEAHLARLIAEANEGVQHGHDATVDQLLTAWFARARLGPATRVDYASAMKHIPPPFRRLPVWKVRPHHLDQLYGTLERDGLSATRIRRVHNILRTALGQAVKWQWIARNPATDASPPPVPAAKIQPPSPDDVRRLILAADHDPQLGTYLRLSAHLGARRGEVCALRWSDINLDTGEVTIQRAWSDGGKGVGMVLKTTKTNQERTVALDRHATATLRAWRTECARVALELGGPLGPFVFSNDLGHTAVRPDVMTHRFGALRDRLGLGHVRLHDLRHFVATQLLAADVDPRTVSGRLGHARTSTTLDIYAAFVPARDRDAADLLGRLLADG; encoded by the coding sequence ATGAGGGGCTCCATCGTCCGTCGCGGCGACACCTGGCGCATCCGGTTCGACGGAGAACCAGACCCGGACACCGGGAAGCGCCGGCAGGTCAGCATCACCTTCCGCGGCACGAAACGCGAGGCCGAGGCGCACCTCGCCCGGCTCATCGCCGAAGCGAACGAGGGCGTGCAGCACGGCCACGACGCCACCGTCGACCAGCTCCTCACCGCCTGGTTCGCCCGTGCCCGGCTCGGGCCGGCCACCCGCGTCGACTACGCCTCCGCGATGAAGCACATCCCACCGCCGTTTCGGCGGCTGCCGGTGTGGAAGGTCCGGCCGCACCACCTCGACCAGCTGTACGGGACGCTCGAGCGCGACGGGCTGTCGGCGACACGCATCCGCCGGGTGCACAACATCCTCCGCACTGCGCTCGGCCAGGCCGTGAAGTGGCAGTGGATCGCCCGCAACCCCGCGACCGACGCGTCGCCGCCGCCCGTGCCCGCAGCGAAGATCCAGCCGCCGTCACCCGACGACGTGCGCCGGCTCATCCTCGCCGCAGACCACGACCCGCAGCTCGGCACCTACCTTCGGCTCTCCGCGCATCTCGGCGCTCGCCGCGGTGAGGTGTGCGCGCTCCGCTGGTCCGACATCAACCTCGACACCGGCGAAGTCACCATCCAACGAGCCTGGTCCGACGGCGGCAAAGGGGTCGGCATGGTGCTGAAGACGACCAAGACCAACCAGGAACGCACCGTCGCGCTCGACCGGCACGCCACCGCCACCCTGCGCGCCTGGCGCACCGAATGCGCCCGCGTCGCGCTCGAGCTCGGCGGTCCGCTCGGCCCGTTCGTGTTCTCCAACGACCTCGGCCACACCGCCGTCCGCCCCGACGTCATGACCCACCGGTTCGGTGCGCTCCGCGACCGGCTCGGCCTCGGCCATGTCCGGCTCCACGACCTGCGACACTTCGTCGCCACCCAGCTCCTCGCCGCCGACGTCGACCCGCGCACCGTCTCCGGCCGGCTCGGCCACGCCCGCACCTCGACGACGCTCGACATCTACGCAGCGTTCGTCCCCGCGCGCGACCGCGACGCCGCCGACCTGCTCGGCCGGCTCCTGGCCGACGGCTGA
- a CDS encoding helix-turn-helix transcriptional regulator, whose translation MKQRRAELRLSVRAAARRAGVSESLWRQMENGHRPKPENVASMSLALGWSASRGLSSVIDGAEPEPCAEGEAATIGRTLTTPQNLETRVGALEDQLRAVMAIVLQIQHERQQDELRGSPSPAEATRSER comes from the coding sequence GTGAAGCAGCGACGAGCAGAGCTGAGGCTCAGCGTCCGCGCTGCCGCCCGCCGAGCAGGCGTGTCCGAATCGCTCTGGCGTCAGATGGAGAACGGCCACCGACCGAAGCCCGAGAACGTGGCTTCGATGTCGCTCGCGCTCGGCTGGTCAGCGAGCCGTGGACTCAGCAGCGTGATCGACGGCGCCGAGCCCGAACCATGCGCCGAAGGTGAAGCCGCGACGATCGGTCGCACACTCACGACACCCCAGAATCTGGAAACGAGGGTCGGAGCACTCGAAGATCAGCTTCGGGCCGTGATGGCGATCGTGCTGCAGATCCAGCACGAGCGCCAGCAGGATGAGCTTCGCGGCTCGCCCTCACCCGCCGAAGCCACGCGATCTGAGCGCTGA
- a CDS encoding helix-turn-helix transcriptional regulator: MAAIDHEGLTKAMDLALVTPKQLAEATGMSLTYVCDITAGRRTLKRNPELRKKIAVALNVPQHWIEHAEPVAS, from the coding sequence ATGGCAGCGATCGACCACGAGGGTCTGACCAAGGCGATGGACCTCGCCCTGGTCACCCCGAAGCAGCTGGCCGAGGCCACCGGGATGTCCCTCACCTACGTGTGCGACATCACCGCTGGCCGTCGGACGCTGAAGCGCAACCCCGAACTCCGCAAGAAGATCGCCGTGGCGCTCAACGTGCCGCAGCACTGGATCGAGCACGCCGAGCCGGTGGCGTCGTGA
- a CDS encoding LPXTG cell wall anchor domain-containing protein, protein MNRRLLLIPTAVAASLGVAGTAMANTFTADATCAGMTLSMPRTEDGTVVTTRLDGAVVRTDTVTTFGSPVVFTLASPDQTRQHTWSVTIDATWSADQTWSETVPACAAGTTPPVPSSSTTSPATLPPASVVPATTVGPTFPPPSSSTVVTIPRTPVMTEPFELPATGGDTSGTLAIGAALVAAGSAAALIARRRAS, encoded by the coding sequence GTGAACCGCCGGCTGCTCCTGATCCCCACGGCCGTCGCCGCATCGCTCGGCGTCGCCGGCACCGCGATGGCGAACACGTTCACCGCCGACGCCACCTGCGCCGGGATGACGCTGTCGATGCCGCGCACCGAGGACGGCACGGTCGTCACGACCCGCCTCGACGGCGCCGTGGTCCGCACCGACACGGTCACGACGTTCGGCTCGCCGGTCGTCTTCACCCTCGCCTCACCGGATCAGACCCGGCAGCACACGTGGTCGGTCACGATCGACGCCACGTGGTCGGCCGACCAGACCTGGTCTGAGACCGTCCCGGCGTGCGCGGCCGGGACCACGCCGCCGGTGCCCAGCTCGAGCACGACATCCCCCGCGACGCTTCCGCCCGCGTCGGTCGTGCCGGCGACCACGGTGGGACCGACGTTCCCCCCGCCGTCGAGTTCCACCGTGGTCACCATCCCTCGCACGCCGGTCATGACCGAGCCGTTCGAGCTGCCGGCCACCGGCGGCGACACGAGCGGGACGCTCGCGATCGGCGCCGCACTGGTGGCGGCCGGAAGCGCGGCGGCGCTCATCGCCCGGAGGCGTGCGTCGTGA
- a CDS encoding site-specific DNA-methyltransferase, with amino-acid sequence MSADPEVTREIGPQPYYDEDGITLYLGDCREIIPALGRTFDLVLTDPPYGDTWLDWDHWPTGWLADIDLSHLTRQVWCFGSFRMFVNHAHEFIGQGWTLGQEVVWEKHNGSSFHADRFKRVHELAVHWYRGQWSTLQLTPQFVTEATARTVRRKTGPPHTGHIEGAYRSGGPKLQRSVIYCRSMNGSAIHPTEKPAGILEPLIRYSTAPGDTVLDPFGGSCSTARAARALGRKAVCVEASEEYLERAVAALGQGVLAL; translated from the coding sequence GTGAGCGCCGATCCGGAAGTGACTCGCGAGATAGGGCCGCAGCCGTACTACGACGAGGACGGGATCACGCTCTACCTCGGCGACTGCCGCGAGATCATCCCAGCCCTTGGCCGGACGTTCGATCTGGTGCTCACGGACCCGCCCTACGGCGACACGTGGCTTGACTGGGACCACTGGCCGACGGGGTGGCTGGCCGACATCGACCTCAGCCACCTCACGCGCCAGGTGTGGTGCTTTGGGTCGTTCCGCATGTTCGTTAACCACGCCCACGAGTTCATCGGCCAGGGCTGGACGCTCGGCCAGGAAGTCGTGTGGGAGAAGCACAACGGCTCGTCGTTCCACGCAGATCGGTTCAAGCGCGTCCACGAGCTTGCCGTGCACTGGTACCGAGGGCAGTGGTCAACCCTGCAGCTCACGCCCCAGTTTGTGACCGAGGCGACCGCACGCACAGTCCGCCGCAAGACCGGGCCGCCACACACCGGCCACATCGAGGGCGCCTACCGCTCCGGCGGACCCAAGCTGCAGCGCTCGGTCATCTACTGCCGGTCGATGAACGGATCAGCCATCCATCCCACCGAGAAGCCAGCAGGCATCCTCGAACCCCTGATCCGCTACAGCACGGCACCCGGCGACACGGTGCTCGACCCGTTCGGCGGGTCGTGTTCGACCGCCCGCGCGGCCCGGGCGCTCGGACGCAAGGCGGTCTGCGTTGAAGCTAGCGAGGAGTACCTCGAGCGTGCCGTGGCTGCACTCGGCCAGGGGGTGCTGGCGCTGTGA
- a CDS encoding WhiB family transcriptional regulator, with protein sequence MTILPWQDSAACIGADTAIFFPESGDPVGPAKAICRACPVREQCLADALERGEVHGVWGGLSAKERRKYRRQHGLLRKPGGQPQPISHGTNGGYHTHRRRGQQPCDACSQAHIRYQRARREGGDAA encoded by the coding sequence ATGACCATCCTGCCGTGGCAGGACAGCGCCGCCTGCATCGGCGCCGACACAGCGATCTTCTTCCCCGAATCCGGCGACCCCGTCGGCCCGGCCAAGGCGATCTGCCGTGCCTGCCCCGTGCGCGAGCAGTGTCTCGCCGACGCCCTCGAGCGCGGCGAAGTACACGGGGTGTGGGGCGGCCTCTCCGCGAAGGAGCGGCGCAAGTACCGCCGCCAGCACGGGCTCCTCAGGAAGCCCGGCGGACAGCCCCAGCCGATCAGCCACGGCACCAACGGCGGCTACCACACGCACCGTCGGCGCGGCCAGCAGCCGTGCGACGCGTGTTCCCAGGCGCACATCCGCTACCAGCGGGCCCGCCGCGAAGGCGGGGACGCCGCATGA